ACGGATCCCGAGGCACTCACCAGTAACGAGCAGAAGCCCGGAAGGCAGCTGCTTGAGGAAGACAACCCTCTTCCCCATGAACCTCCCCGCGAGAAGGATCAGAACAGTCCCGGGAGTGATGCTCGCCCTAAATCACACAAGAGGAACGCATCACAAACACCGAACTGAGCACCACATGACAACAGCAAGAGACGCAGGACAACCCCGCCACATACCTGAGTTTGGTGGGCTTGGCCTTGCGGTGATTGGGGATGGGAGTCTTGACGTCGTCGGCGGGGTAAAACTTGGGGGGCTTCACGGCTGCCGGCGTTGTCGGCGCAGGCTTCAGGTCGTGGTGGGGGAAGGAACCGCCATGCTTGGCCTTGATGGCCCAGATCCCGCGCTTGTGGTACATCTTCGACCTCGAGAACTTGCCGATGCCTCGGATCAGGCTAGGGTTCCGGCTCGCCATCCTCGCTTTCTTCGGCGGCGCCATTGCGAAAGCAAGCGAGATCCAAACCCTAATACCAGCCGGCGGAGTAGCGGAGGGATTATATATCCGAGTGAGGCGGTAAAAGGAAACCCTAGCGAAGGGAAGGCTCATCAGATCATGATCATCTTCGGTGTGATGGACGGTCAAGATGAGGACAGTCCGCTCGATACGTGTCCGGAACTCAAGAATAGATTTAGCTGTTAAAAATTGCTCTGTAAAATGCGTTTGGGTCCGACGTTCGTCTCTTCCCCTTCCTCGGACCCTCCCTTCGATTCTCTCCTCACGCATCTCCCGAACACTCCTCGATTTCATCAGCCGTAATGACCGGAGCAAAATGGAAGCAGAAGCGGTTCTTGGCGTGGACTTGTTGTCGCTCGGTCACCCGGTAGAATCTATACGTGGAGTATGAGCGTCGTGAAAGGAGCGTTGAATAGTGTTGACGTTTTATATCGTCTTGAATTGGCGATTTTTTGTGCGAATTCGAGCTTTTTAGTGTCCATTGTTTTCGTTCTTGACGTGTGTTGCTCGGTAGAGTTAATGTTGAAATATAGCTTTACTCGTTGCTTTGTTGTGACTCAGGAAAACAAGATAGCATCTGGTAATCTATGGATGCTGGTTTCGACCACTACCAAGATCACATCTATGGACATCATCTCGAAGCAAAGTCCAGTAGGCTGCTCCCAGAGCGATTGCATGGTCAAGCATGTGAAGGCGTGTCGTCTGCAGGAACAGCGGGCGAAGAATCGCGTCTTCGGCCTCCTTCCCTCACGCTATTCTCTGCAAACTTGACGCTTGCCGAGTGGTACCCTCTTTCCTTCTCGTCCTCACTCCATTCTGCTGCGTAGTAATCTTCTGCGGTGGCCTTCGGCCTTGGGCCGCAGAACAATCCGCCCCACTGCGGGAAGTAGATGAGTGTGATGGGGAGCGTGCAGCAGAGGATCATGACGCCCATGAGAGTGATCCCTGTTTCCTTGGAGTACTTGCTACCCTTGAAGAATATGAGCTGCGTGATGACGGCGCCCACGTTGCCTCCCCCGCCGGTCATCCCTGATATCATTCCCAGAGACCTGCAGAACACCAGGTGTTTGATGAAAGAAGAACTTGAAGGGAAGATGGCTTTTTGTGTTGTCCTGCTTGCAGATTGTATGGAGTCGTCAGTTTCTGTGACGTTCATGGATCAACCATGGAGAAGTATGTACCTTCTGGAGACGAAAGGGACGACGCCGAAGGTAAGCCCACACGCAGCCTGcacgaagaaggagaacaagaccATGACGATGATGGCCGCGCTTAGGTTGTTCATTCGCCCCAGAACGATGCACAAGACTCCTCCCACGATCTGCACCACCCACAAGCTCCACAGTCTCCCTCGCATCCCGTATCTCCTCGACATCCAATCTGAGAGCAAGCCTCCGCCCGGCCGCGAGATGATGTTTGCCAGCCCAAAGCTCGCGGCGATTATCCCTGCGGTGCGGAGGTTGACGTTGAACTTGTCGTAGAAGTACTCCGCGATGATGTTGTCGATGGTCAACTCCACCCCGAAGCAGTAGCCGTAGGTCAACGCCAAGATCCACCCCCTGTAGTTGGTGACGGCATGGTAGAACACCTTGCGGAAGCTGTCCTTGTGCTTGTCCCCGGCCTTCTCCAGCTTCCGGTAGTTGCCGTTAGGCAAATCTTGGCCCAAGGCTATGACTGCGATCGCCGAGATCGTCTGCATGAAGCCCGGAATGAAGAAGGCGATGCGCCAAGCGGTGAAATTTGTGCTGCCGATGTGGTGGATGAGGTCGTATACGAGGGGCATGATGAGCTGGGTGGCGCCTCCGCCGAGGTTCCCCCAGCCGCCGGCGATCCCGTTGGCGACGCCCACCACGGGAGGAGAGAACATGGAGCTCATCCAGAACTGGGTGGAGACGAAGGAGGCGAGGGAGAAGCCGGTGAAGAACCGGACGAGAAGGTACGAGGAGGCGGAGTTGATGACGGAGGTGAAATAGACGGCGGGGGCGGTGAGGAGGGTGAGGGAGGCGGAGGCGAGGCGGGGGCCGACGAGGTCACAGGCGGTGCCCATGGCGAGTCGGGCAAAGACCGCTCCGGACACGGAGGCTATGCCGGCGTTGCCGATGTCGGTGGTGGTGAGGTTGAGGTTGTCCCGTATTAACGGGAGGAGGGGCGGAGCTGCAAAGGTGGAGACGAAGCAACAGAAGAAGGAGAACCATGAGAGGTGGAAGGCCCGCATGTGGGGTTTCGCGAAGGAGAAGAGCCAGAACTCCGTGGCCTTCTGCTCCGAGTCCACCGGCAGCTTGAAGTGGCTGCCCTCCGCGGCTGAGGACTCAACATGGAGCGAAGGCTTGCCCGAATCCTCCAtttcttctctcctctcttcaaATCTTACCTGGTTTCCCGAAATCAATCAGGAACCAGCAAGACTAGCCTTCGCAGCCTCCTTGCTCCACAAGAGTAGAAGCTGCACCAGTAGCAGGCCTTAAAGCTGCCGAGATTACCACAAAGGCTCACGAAACAAACAAGTCTTTGCGCATGACAGGAACAACAACGAAGCAAGTGGAGAACTGAACAAGGGGAGCTGTGCGGTGGGTGTTGACTTTTTGGTCTGGGATCTCCTTCCGCTGTTCTGAAAGGTTAAAGAGAAGCAGATGGATGTCATTCAATTTCAGTTTGTGTGAGAGAGACAGGTGGGGATTTGCTTGTTGTCTGGCTCTGGAAACCTCAGTGAGTTCCAAGGTGAGTGGGGAAGCGTAGATCGAATCCTTTTCCTTCTTTAAAGAAGATGCTTCACTAATAAATTGGTAGATGGGATCTGGAATTTAGTGAAGATTCGTTTTGCCTTCGACAAGTTCAAGGCATACATTCAATACATTTCTCTTGAAAGATCCAAGAGAACTCTGGAATCCAATAGAATCCAAAGGAAGCAAATCTTCGTCACGAAGTCATTTTGCAGGCCAACTTTAAATATATCTCACTATTACTTGGGGACGACGTAATACATGAAGTGACTATTGCTACAGTATAGATTGCTCATCTTTTATTGAGGTTTCAATGCAGTAAATGAAGATGAACCTCTCGTGATTCACATACTTCTTTGATTGGTCGAAGGGATGAACAAGTCAAACATGTAGTGCAGAGTCGACGGCGAGGAGTCAAAGCCCAATCTTGGGTCTCAGTTGTCAATAATTTCGGTGGATGAGAACAACCGCCATGACCGGCAACCTGCTTGCTAGCTTACTTCCTCGGTCCTTTCACGTCTGTTTCCAAGAGGCAGTGGGTTGGCCTTCAAACCCATGCGTTGGGCGACTCTTCTGCTTCGTCAAAGTGAAGCGGGGACTCGTTCTGATGACGCTTCGGTGACCCCAAGAAACCTGGTTGGTCCGCTGGATTCGTCTCCTGTTGCAGACTTCGATTTCATGGGATACAAgtcaatggcaattaagtgtggaGCTTAACCAGCTCGTAAATGGTGGTTGCAATGCATGCTACATCGAAAACCTGGAACTAGGGCAGGTACAGTGAAGGCGATTAGATTTAGTGTCGCCAAACATTCTATTCTACCTGGGTGTTTACTACTAGTAATGCTTTGTTTATGCAGTTAAACTTTTAGATGACACTGAATATATTACATGATTATAgatcatttttataaatatgaaaactgtaattatgttatttttatatagaaaattttaatatcaaaattaaaattaataataataaattaagatcAAAATTGTGTATCATTTTATGTTGGTCTACAAAATTTTAAATGTGCTATATAATCGAATGAAGAGGCAGTAATAGCATAGGATGAAAtagattctttttcttttctctttttattctTCACGACTAATATAAGTGATGAAATATAGACTAAAGAAAATTAAGAATAGATCTTGTATTGTATAGTTCATTAGAAggtcttatttatttataaataagaatttttattttattgattgataattataatcagaatctaattagatctataatctatcttacctaattaaataggattaCATAATTTAACATTCTCTCACTTAACTTATTAATTTGtaagaattaaaatataaaaaaaagaaaattatttaaaaataattttatataattaaattttaaaatttttgaaaagtatttttttaCATGGCCATGAATCTTAAAACTAAGCCTTATTAAATTTGAGTATTATTATGAGTTATAGCAGTTGtatgtcatcaatgtcatactctctTTATGTATAATCTTTCCTAATGTAATCTAATAACTCTTGTAATTTATATTATCAAGACAATTCTATTAtcatattcaactataatatgcatatacataaatataaatatgataatagaaataaataatcttaattaagtaagtaaaaagaatattaataataatattcaccTAAAAATgtatcatcaatttttttattagttGCTCGTAAGCTCATTATAAGAATATGTTACACTTTatgttataaaattttaataaattgaTCAACAATCTTCAAAATAGTACTCAAGTTCTCAATTAACACATCTTGTTTCTATATTCATTCTTTGACTACtaagtatttattttaatattcttaTAATCACTAGAGTACTCATCATTCTTAGAGAAAGAAACCATTACGATGTTATTACAAAATATCTTCAGTGCTCTAGTGATTGACTTAACCACAGCGAATAATTAAACTTCCATTATTGATAATAGGATAAGTGATTGCTTTACACTTTTTCAAGAAATTATCCCTTAACTTttctaatatcactattgtcaaaTATCATTCATacataagatcaatataataaacttactcacACTTACTTTTCGATATATACATAAATCAATAGGATTTTTCTTGAATCGGAATAAAGTAACGGTTTCATGAAATTTCATATACCATTACTTGGAaatttgtttaaggtcataaatgaattTTCTAAGTTTGCAAGCtcaaattttcttttccttctctacAAATCCTTTATTTTATTAATCTAGGTTTTCTTATCTAGATTCTTATTGAGAAATATTATCATTCATTTGATATAACTTAAGATTATAATAAGGTAATGATGTTATTGAATTTCAAAAAGATGGTAACTCAAGATTACACAAAATTTCAGAACCAATTGTTATTGAATTATAAAATATGCTgagtttatcattatcaaaagaaagatgaTATCCTAACTCAtaaattctagatagagaaactatatttttttaaaatagtaaGAATATATCATATGTTTGTAAGATCTATCAAATGCAAATGATCTGTCTCTAGGTGTAAGCAATAAGTTCTCACTGTTATTACTTTCACTTTGAGTTAATTCCTCGTAACAATGAATTTTTCACAGTTTCTAGGTTATCAGAAATCCCtatatattattggtaacatgagttaAAGTAATAGAATCAATAAACAAAATATTAGAAGAAACATCTATAATGTTTAATTTGAAAGATACAAGGGCCTAATTTATACTCTTTTTTTTAACCAAATATTACGTTTAATGTAATCCTTTTTCatatatctttttttaataataaaagaagcactttactatgaatttttttttttcattagtcCACTCAGCATTTTCAAACTCACCAAATTAATTTAGTGAATgatacttcaattttcttttttattactaACTCCTTAGAGTAGTAGTCAAAGTATTATGAGATATTTCCTACCTTAATCttaattcatcatgaatactcatATTAGTTAGCTCATTCAAATCttatttatctttatttgtattatagtgaatcttaaaTGGGctaaattgagaaaaaaaaaagaattaagaatGAACTGCACGTGGGAAGATTCATCCAAATTTATGTCTAATGCTTTAAGTTTCATAACCTTATCAATGATGTGATCATATATCTCTCGAGCACCATCATAATAAACTATAATTAGTTTCTTCATTAATATGCTATGACTTAtcaatagatttaaatttatcttgaaTAACTCTCAAATATTCTTATGTATTAGTTGTAAGCGATAATGAAGTTTTGATATTATTTAcaattatcatttttataaaCATTAGATAGAGCTTTTAGATCTTTCTCAAAGTATTCATTTCACTAATTTATTCCACAATATTTTCATTAATTTGTGAGCCTTTCAAAAAGCAATATTAGGTCAAGAATTAATATGTCTAGTGTGAATTGTAAATGTTTTAATCACTCTGAATAATTTAAACCAGAGAATATAGGGACACTAGAAGTATAAGAGACTATCGAAGGAAGTATAATTGTAAAATACAAAACAACATTAATACTGTGAGTTTCAAAAATATGATGACTAATTAATATTATTCATATTTTACCTATtaatatatctagtgttcactaaaAATTATTTATGGAGGACTAATATCTTTCTCATAgaatagtattattatttttaaatatataacctAACATACAAGAATATATAAAATAGTATTATCCTACCTCAACACATAATTATTCAAGATAGATTTTTCTtcaggattatctaaatctcataattatatatgttattatgaatattatttattattattatttaaaattaattctttaaaataattttatatattggtCTAGGCTACTTAAGTGgtcataagaccaatataataatataaaatataatttaaaatattctataaataataaaatatttattataatttaaatatcaaaacttaaggatataaattattaataatatttactaATTATTCTTTAATTTAATATAGATAAAAATAGTTCAATAAgaagataataattattaaatattaatcaacataaaaaacttatatgatgattataattatgataaaatataaataatacctttatataaaaataaataaatattattttataattttcaatATATGTTTGTGAATAATTACATAAATATcccataataataattaaaatttgattatcataaataaataaaaattatgaatatATCATATGAAACAAATTATAAAAGGAatccataatttattttttattttgtataaaaTCTTAAATTGGCCCAATCAACTCTATTTAATTAGGCAAGCTCAAAATAGAGTCACCCAAATTGAGTTTGATTGATTTGGGCCAAACACCAACCCAATTAGATTAGTCaagattaatttaaaattatcaatatTTAGTTGatctaaaatcaaaataaaataatgatagatTAGGATCAAGATTACATACCTTTCAATGCTATTGAAAAAACTTTATCAGATTCAATAATGCACTCTGTAATCTAATCAACAAGTAGCAATAATTGGACTCTCCTTCTACTCTTTCTTTCTATCATTCACATGGCTACTATAAGTGATATAATAAGGACTAAGTGAGATTGAGAATAAATCTCACATCATGTATAATCCCTAGGAGATCCTAtttatttataggtgagagtaaAAGAGCctgaataaataatttaaagagTACCTCCCATCAAGGTATCTCCCAAGAAATCATACCATAAgtaaactttatttttttttactaataatcATAATCGAAAGttaattaaatctataatatattttacctaattaaatagaaccACATAAACTAACAAATCTTATGAAAATTTTCAACTGTTGCCTCTTGATTGAATTTTGTTGAAGGTTAAGCTAAATTACTATGTATTGAAGATTCTAGTGAGATTCGAAGCTAATTTTAATCTTTATTAGAGCCTATAGCAAGTTTTGTGTCGAGAGAGATGACTAAATTTCAATCTTTTTTTATGTTGTAATTTGTATAACCACACCCAATATTCACCTTCAACTCATCAAACTCTCACTTTTATCTTACGTGTTAGGGTCTATCTCATTAAAAGTTTATAATGTATAAGGAACATGTCAAGTCGGCTTCAATCCAAGtctgattttaaaaatatttatataaattatcataaaaaaacaTTGTCAATCTATCATAAGCCCTTTTAATTAACAATAGAAAATTAAATCTCGTAGTATTCTTATGATTAAAAATTTGTTAAAAAGTATAAATGTCACCAattagaaaaatatgaaaaataacaAATATTATCGAACaaatgaatgatatattgaactcttttttttttattggtacCATATGAGATATTTTAATTTCAAGAAGGCTACTATTTTTATCTCAAAGAAAACTATTGTTTAATTAAAACTgacttttatttttaatatatagatAATATAATCTAATATACTCATTCAGTCAAGATAAAATTTGGTTCGTGTGCATCTCTCCCCCATAATATACTACAAATTTGGGATTTGAGCTTATCGAAGCATGTTTGATGAAACAATTATAACGTTGCTCACTTTTAATGCTCTACAATCAATTTTCATGGATCATAATTCTataattttggcttcctccaaggAGTTCGAGCTTAAAAATTTACTGATGATTAGTGATATGCTAACTACCAGGATCTTCGTTCAATAAGAATAAGCTCATTAACTCTCTCGGAGTATTACCTGCTAGAGAATATAATGACATCAACCTTTACCTATCAATTGGTTACTGCCAATACATTGTCGTGGGTGGAGAGAAGTTGACGTCACCCTTCCCTAGTGATGAACGATAGGGCAGCAACATACCACCCCCAAAAGACCGTAACTTAGGGGGAGGTGGTACGGACTGATCATTGGGAGTAGTAACCCCCCGGTGATAAAGCCTATCTGCCCCCTCCCTAGTCGACTTGCACAAACAATCAGCGTCTGCTTGTCTTTGGCAACCATTAAAATTGACAAACGATGCCCCTACAATTTTCCTTCACCGACGACACACCATGGGAAACTGTACCAATTCACCATTCGCATAAATGAGCTACAAGAGGATATATATACCAATCCCCATCATCCATCGATGGCACATTCTCATACCAACGACCTAGCCGAGGTTACCAACCGATCCATCCTTAAAGGGCTAATAAAGACGGCCATGGGGGCAAAAGGCACCTAGCTTGACAAGCTCCTATGCATATTATGGGCGTCTTGAACCACTCCCAAGACCGGCTCGGACGAGTTACCCTTTAGCTTGGCATACAGCTCTGATGCAATACTACCACCCAAGATTATCTTCCCGACC
The DNA window shown above is from Musa acuminata AAA Group cultivar baxijiao chromosome BXJ2-4, Cavendish_Baxijiao_AAA, whole genome shotgun sequence and carries:
- the LOC135609618 gene encoding large ribosomal subunit protein eL6x-like; its protein translation is MREERIEGRVRGRGRDERRTQTHFTEQFLTAKSILEFRTRIERTVLILTVHHTEDDHDLMSLPFARVSFYRLTRIYNPSATPPAGIRVWISLAFAMAPPKKARMASRNPSLIRGIGKFSRSKMYHKRGIWAIKAKHGGSFPHHDLKPAPTTPAAVKPPKFYPADDVKTPIPNHRKAKPTKLRASITPGTVLILLAGRFMGKRVVFLKQLPSGLLLVTGPFKINGVPLRRVNQAYVIGTSTKVDISQVNTDKFDDKYFTKEKKKTAKKSEGEFFESEKEETKGLPQEKKDDQKSVDTPLIKAIEAVEDLKTYLGARFSLRSGMKPHELVF
- the LOC135609617 gene encoding high-affinity nitrate transporter 2.3-like, which gives rise to MEDSGKPSLHVESSAAEGSHFKLPVDSEQKATEFWLFSFAKPHMRAFHLSWFSFFCCFVSTFAAPPLLPLIRDNLNLTTTDIGNAGIASVSGAVFARLAMGTACDLVGPRLASASLTLLTAPAVYFTSVINSASSYLLVRFFTGFSLASFVSTQFWMSSMFSPPVVGVANGIAGGWGNLGGGATQLIMPLVYDLIHHIGSTNFTAWRIAFFIPGFMQTISAIAVIALGQDLPNGNYRKLEKAGDKHKDSFRKVFYHAVTNYRGWILALTYGYCFGVELTIDNIIAEYFYDKFNVNLRTAGIIAASFGLANIISRPGGGLLSDWMSRRYGMRGRLWSLWVVQIVGGVLCIVLGRMNNLSAAIIVMVLFSFFVQAACGLTFGVVPFVSRRSLGMISGMTGGGGNVGAVITQLIFFKGSKYSKETGITLMGVMILCCTLPITLIYFPQWGGLFCGPRPKATAEDYYAAEWSEDEKERGYHSASVKFAENSVREGGRRRDSSPAVPADDTPSHA